The window TCGCCTGTGTGCCCTATAAGCATCACTTTGTTTAATGTACCTGCCATAATTCGTCTGTATTGAGTTTAAAAAAGTCTACAAATATAGAAAGATTGCCTACCATCCCCACAGATAAATACATGTTAAACAGCGTATTCCTAGGATTCTATTTATGCCAGAATTCGTTCATAAACCGCTCCATTAAAACATGTAGCGGCTTCGCTTTCGCTTCTGCAATAGACATTGCACCTTCAACCTCAGTTTCCGTTTCAATAATCCAAAAGTAGGCATGGATTTTACGATGACTTAATTTGTGTATGATCGGTTCTTGATTGTATACGCTTTCGCGAAAGCGAACCCCTCCATAAACCTCTTGAAAACTGTCAGCAGCAGTGAACTCATGAGACAGCAATGCACCATTAGATTCTACGAAAGGAAACTCATAGAGTCCTGCCCAGATGCCTGTTTGTGGCCGTTCTTGCAATAGCGTTTTTCCTGACGGTGTGATAGTGACCATGTAATGATGGTGCAGGGAAAGCACTTTAGTCTTTTTGAGTTTTACCGGTAATTCAGTAATTCGATCTTCTTTAAAAGCTGCACAATCGTTCTGAAATGGACAAACGCCACAGTCTGGATTTTTAGGAACACACTGCAGTGCGCCAAATTCCATTATCGCTTGATTGTACTGCGCTGGTTTCTTAGGGTCAATTAAGGAATTCGCCAGTTTTTTAAACTCTTTCACACCTTCTGTACTATTAATAGGAAGCGAAAAGCCGTAAATCCTAGAAAGCACCCTGTATACATTTCCATCCACCACCACAACCGGTTCTTTATAAGCAAAACTGGCAATAGCGGCAGCGGTATATTCTCCCACCCCCTTCAATTCTAGCAATTCTTTATAGGATTTAGGAAAAATACCCGCTTTATCGATGACTTGTCGTGCCGCTGCTTGTAGGTTTCTCGCACGGGAATAATAGCCTAGACCTTGCCATAGCTTCAAGACTTCTTCTTGTGGTGCAGCTGCAAGTTCCTGGACCGTAGGGAAGCGTTCAACAAACTTCAAATAGTACGGCATCCCTTGATTGACGCGGGTTTGCTGAAGGATTATCTCACTCAACCAGATCAAATATGGGTCTGTTGTCTCCCTCCAGGGCAAGGATCTTTTGTGATTATGATACCAGGAAATAAGCGTATTAGAGAAGTTCATGAGGTAGGAATGAGCAAGTTAGCAAGATATATCTTCTTAAAATTTAATCAATTAGAGATTTTTTGTTTGTTATAATGAACTATCTTTGCGCCCTGTTTCATAAAACCCTAATAATAAAATTTAAACAGTAAACATGACTAAAGCAGATATCGTATCAAAGATTTCAGATAAACTGGGAATGGAGAAGACTGAGGTTCAGGCAGCAGTTGAGTCTTTTATGGATGAAGTGAAGGGATCTCTAGAAACTGGAGAGAACGTATACCTACGTGGTTTCGGTAGCTTTATCGTTAAGACAAGAGCTGAGAAGACTGGTCGTAACATTTCTAAGAACACAACAATTAAGATTCCTGCACATAATATCCCGGCTTTTAAACCAGCCAAAGTATTTGTGGAAGGTGTCAAATCAAACGTAAAAGTAAAGTAAAATATAAGAGATATGCCAAGCGGTAAAAAAAGAAAAAGACATAAGGTAGCAACACACAAACGTAAAAAGCGTCGTCGCGCTAACCGTCACAAGAAGAAAAAGTAGTCTAGTACTACTTTTTCTTTTTACAGTTCTTTGACATAGGGTTGCGTTGTATAACCCGTTCGACTGGTAAGTTTCACGGAAAACTTGCCCAACACTAAGTATAATATATCCTCCTATACCGTTGTATAGTTAGGATTAAACAATTGGAATTATGGATAAAGAAATTATTATCCGTTCCGGTGCTACAAAAATCGATTATGCCCTTACTAAAAATGGTAGGCTGATCGAACTTCATGCAGATGAAGACGAAAATAAGTTTGCGGTAAGCGATGTATTCATTGCAAAAACCCGCAAGGTTTTATCTGGTCTCAACGCGTCCTTTGTTGACGTGGGTTATGAGAAAGATGGTTTTTTACACTATCACGATCTAGGACCTAGATACCTTACACAACTTAAATTCACCAAACAAGTTATAAGCGGTAGACTTAAAAACTACGCTCTTAAAGACATAAAGGTCGAGAAAGAACTCGAGAAAAGCGGCTCTATTACAGATGTCGTTGCTCCTAACCAGCCCGTACTCGTACAGGTAGTCAAAGAACCCATATCCACAAAAGGACCTCGCTTGAGTGCAGAGCTTTCCTTGCCTGGACGTTATGTGGTTCTCGTACCCTTCTCTGACCGAATCTCCATTTCTCAAAAAATTGAGGATCGAGAAGAAAAGAGCAGACTTAAACGACTTGTCAAAAGCATTAAACCTGAAGGATTCGGTGTCATTGTGCGCACCGTGGCTAAAGGTAAACTAGTAGCAGAACTGGATCAGGATCTAACTAACCTGATGACCCGCTGGGAAAATATGTGCAGTAAATTACACCGCGCACCTTATCCTACTAAAGTGATGTCAGAAGTTAGTCGTACCAATTCCCTCATGCGTGATGTGTTCAACGACAGTTACACGTCCATCGTAGTAGATGATGAGGAAGTAAGCAATGAAATCAAGGATTACCTAAAGACCATTGCCCCACATAAAGAAAATATCGTAAAATACCACAACCCTCGAGTTCCCATATTTGAAAAATATGGAATCGAACGTCAGATCAAAACGTCATTTGGCCGTACCGTATCTATGAGTAAAGGTGCTTACCTGATCATAGAACATACTGAAGCCATGCACGTGATAGACGTGAACTCTGGTAACAGGTCCAACAAGGCAGACAGCCAGGAGGAAACCGCACTAGAAACTAATATGATCGCTGCGACTGAGATTGCACGTCAATTAAGGTTGCGCGATATGGGAGGCATCATCGTTATCGATTTTATCGATATGCGTAAGTCAGAGAATCGCAAAAAGCTCTATGAGCACATGCGCGATGAAATGGCAGATGAGCGTGCCAAACACAAGATTTTGCCACCATCAAAATTTGGATTGATACAGATCACACGCCAGCGTGTGCGTCAAGAAGTCAATATCAAAACCCGGGAAGAAAATCCCGATGGGAATGGTGATGGAGAAATTCAAGCGCCTATTCTAGTGATTCAAAAAATCACTGAAGAATTGGAACGCCACTTAAAAGCAGGAAACAAAAAGGTCACGCTACATGCGCACCCATTTGTTGCCGCGTTTATCACTAAAGGATATCCATCCGTTAGGTCAAAGTGGTTTGCTAAACACAGAAAGTGGATCAAGGTCATGCCTAGAGACGCCTATACCTATTTGGAATTTCATTTCACAGGTAAGGACGGCAAGGAATTGTCCTAAAACTATAAAACGCCTACAGGCTTGACTTGTAGGCGTTTTTTTGTGGGTTGTTTTTTCGCTTTCGCAGAAGTTAAATCTATTATACCCTCAATAACCGTATCGAGTCCCTATATATCGCGCACGGTAGACAATCAATTTATTCTTATCAGAATCATCAAAACGTTTTCTAGATCTACCATCAGGATTCTTTTGGACCTTGAGTATTACCTGTAAGTTTCTCTGATTATTACAAATTAATTCATGAATTTGATATGGATTATCAAAATCTAGATCCTCAATATTTTGATAATCATAATTACTCAAGCTATCTCTATGTATTGTTTTTCCATTATCAAGCTCAAACTCATAAATCAATAATCCATTTTCAACTAGTGGGTTTTTATTTTCTCTAACAATTTTATATTGACTTCCATTGGGACATTTGTAATTAACATGTAAATTATAATTATCGTTGTCCTGCAGTAAAATCAATTGACCCGCTTGGGATAAACCAATGTTAGAAATTAAAAAAGTTATTGTTATTACGAATAATCTCATAATGTTCTAGAATATGTGCGGTTAATCTCTTCTGTAACAAACTCGATCCTATCTTTGACGGATTGGTCAAGTGCTAAATATTCCGCCGTTTCTTTCAAACCATTCCAGGAAAAGTCCTCAAAAATCTCTCGCAATGTCATGTTGTTCAATGATCGAGGTGGAAAAGCACTAGTAGGACTTGGATCTGTCAAAAATGGATGAACAGATAACATAGCGTCAACAATCTTGCCACGATAATTTTCAATAGAAAATGCATTGTGATTCCAATCTGAGGCCGTTGAAGGAGTAGCTCTATAGTTATTTACCATATATGCAAAAATCACGTCGTTTGATTCGGCAACATTAATCGGGATATTACTAGGTAATGGTTCAAAAATATTTTGTACTGACTCTACTCTTGTAAATAGTCCCAATTGAATACTACGTTCCATTAGTTCAGTGTGAAGAAATTCGTGTATAGTAATTTGAGCAATCTCTATATTCGTAAAATTTTGTATTCTATTTTTATCAAATACAATTTTGTGTGTTCTAAATTCACCAATTAAAGCATCGTAATTTAAGTCTAAAAGAGCAGGAGTGTCCGAATTTACTGATGATGGAAGATCACCCATACTCAATATTAGTAAAGTTTCTTTACCTGACTCAAAATTATCCCGGATCAGCTTTTCAGCAAAAAAAGGATCTGAAGCCTTAAGTATTTTATATACCTCTTTAGTTCTACCTGAAAGATTTTCAATGATTCTCTCATCCCAATCAACCTCAGTAAATCTTGGATTCAAGCTTTTAGCTTCCACAGCAGCACGAGCAAATGCAAAGCTTGTCAAATCTCTCATATTGCTTTTTAAAAAGCTTTCCAATTGCAATTTAAAATCAATGTTTTGCGGATCGTTGATCCATGTTAAAAATGCTGAACCTAATGAATTGTAAAACTCCTCAAGCATTAACTGTTCCCTATTGTATTGATCAACATCCGTAGTGCAACCGTCAGGACTGGTTAGGCTAGTACCGCCTGATTTAGGACAAGTTTCCACTGGACTAAATGGCGTACTGCCGTCGGGATCAAAATTGCCGCTACTGCCACTTGAACCGTCAGTATCGCCACTTCCAGAATAGCTGCTTCCAGACGACCCGCTACTTGAATCACCGCCACTGTCACCGCTACAGGATGCAGATAAAAATGTATAGTCCGTTGTCGAAGATAAATCACAACTTGGATGCATGTCATCTGGATCCTTTGGCGCATCATGTTCATGATCATTCCAGCAAGGAGGGTAAGTCGTAACAACTGAATAAACATATAAACAATCCCCAATAGTACTGTAACTTAAATCCTTGCTAAAAGTGAAATTGGTTTTTAGTTTAGTTAATTGTATTTCGTTGGAAATAAGATCTCCTGTTTCCGTACCCGGAAGTATATTTATTTTAGGAATTTTAGCTATATAACTCTCATAATAAATTTCATTTTGTCCATTCGATTTGGTTGCCAGTACCAGTTGTTTATCGAATAATGAATCTGCGGTATCTACAATCTCAAATGAGTAACTTTCATATTGCCCTTGCTTAAGATGATTAAACCTAGAGTCATCAACATAAAAGTGATTAATGCTATCGTAAAACGATTTCTCACGCACCGACAAAATCGATTTAGTTTCTTTTAGTTTATCCAGTAAAGAAGTGTCAAACTCAAAATCTTTAGAATTATAAGTTTTGATCATAATCTCCTCAGCATTAGCTGGATTTTCTATCAAATCTGAATCTTCTTTTTCACAAGAGAAGAAAGTGAAGAATACTAGTAAAATTGATGCATGTTTCAATGGCATGAATCTCTGGAATGGTAATGTTATTTTCATTTAGTTTCGTTTTATAAGCGCAACTTAGGGATTTAGGGATTTAGGGATTTAAAATTCCATTATCCAAGGTTACCAAATCGTTAACAATAAATTAATAGGAAAAATACTGCTTGGTTTTTTAAGTTTTATCTAGGCACGTTCCAGACCAACCTCCACGTTGTTTGCATAAAGTTTAAATCCCTAATTTCGCCCTATGGATATGCAACAGCAATCTTTTACGGTGGAACAAGCGACTCGATCGATAGAGCGGTATTGTGCCTATCAAGAGCGCTGCCATCAGGATGTGGAGCGCAAACTCAAGAAAATGGGTATGATTCCAGATGCTATTGACCAGATCATACCACATCTACTTCAACATAATTTTTTGAACGAAACTCGATTTGCCAAGTCTTTTGCTCGTGGAAAATTCCGTATCAAAAGTTGGGGGCGTCAGCGTATTGTTCGAGAGCTTCGGGCGAAGGGATTGAACAAACGTACTATAGACATAGGTCTTACCGAGATATCTGATGCTGACTATGAAGCGGTGTTTGATACGCTTTCGCGAAAGCGAAATAGCCAACTAGAATCTGAAACGAATAAATACAAGCGTCGCAAAAAGCTTGCGGATTATTTACTGTATCGCGGTTGGGAGTCGCATTTAGTTTATGCGAAAGCTGTAGAACTTATTCCTGATTAATATTCAACCGTTTGTGCGTGAGGGTAATCGCTTTCTCATTCTTATAATCGATCCAATCTTGACCTTTCCAGCGACGCATTAAGTTATCGTAATGACGCATAATACCAATGTTGTACAAGGCCTTTCCTAAGTTCTTAATCTTTCTAGGATAGGACCTTAAACTGATCGAAAATCCCGGATTCAGGTAATGCATGTAGTGCCAATACCCCTCTGGCATGTACAACATCTCGCCGTGGTTAAGTTCACAAACGTGTCCTTGCGCTTGCTTCAAAGCGGGCCATTTATCCAAATCTGGATTACTAAAGTCTATATCCTCGCGGGTAATCAGTGCATTAGGTACTTTATACATGTATTTCGACTGATCTGGCGCCATGATGATACAGCGCTTTTTCCCGTGAAAATGGAAATGCAGGATGTTGGTATAATCAATATCGTAATGCATAAACACCTTAGAATCTGTCCCCCCAAAGAACATCATCGGCAACCCTTTGATCAATTTCAATCCTAAGTCTGGAAATTTGAAATCACCCTGCAGTACAGGCACTTCTTTTAAAATATTGTATAAAAAGATACGGAAGTTAGTCGGTCCTTTTTTGAGTAGCTCCACATACTCTGACATCTTCATGGTTGCGTGTGCTTGATTAAATCCCTCGTCGTGCTTCACAGGACGATCGTCATACAACGGCACCGTTTTATCACCAGCTACTTTATTGATATACTCTAGGTTCCACTTTTCATAAGCAGGCCAATCTTTAGTCAACTGCTCAATCACCACAGGCTTTTGTGGTTTCAGGTAGTTTTTGACAAATTCCTCTTTAGAAAGGGTTTTGTATCTGGGTATTTCGGCAAGGTTTAACTGACTCATTCTTCAAAGGTAAAACAGTGATTGCAATTATTACAACGTCTGACATTAGTATACTTCAATGGATAAACTCCTAATAGGAAGCATATGATAAATATGAACCAATCAGCAATATTGGATAATTTTCTCCAATCGTAAGTCAAATTTTGCGAGTTACATCGAGGACAATTTTCAAGTGTAACAGTTGAAACGTTTTTCTCAGTCAATTGAATGGCTCGTTCCAAATTGGCTTGACTAACTCGCAACTCAATACCGCCGCAGGCTTGCGCCATTAATGGATCTAACGTTAAAAAGTGATCAAATAATACTTGGGTTTCAATCCCTTCACTCTCAAGCAAAGCACGATCCAAATGACAATCTATAGAAAGCTCATAGGTTCGAACTAATGCGTCAGCCATTTTAATGACTCTAATTATGCTTTGGCAGCTTTTGCAGTTGCCTTAGCCTGCTCGTTACGTTCAATTTTATGTTCTGGACGTGTCCAGCGAGGTTTTTCTCCTTGATCTTTATATTTAGAATACTGAGCTTCTACACTTTCTGGCTGCGCTTTTTTCACAAATGGCTTCATAGGCTCTAGACCTAACATTTTGAACATTTCCATATCCTCACTTACGTCTGGATTTGGGGTAGTCAATAATTTATCTCCTGCAAAAATCGAATTGGCTCCCGCAAAGAAACACATCGCCTGACCTTCCCGGCTCATGTCTGTTCTACCCGCACTCAATCGCACTTGAGTTTGTGGCATTACAATTCGAGTCGTGGCTACCATACGTATCATTTCCCAAATAGAAACAGGCTTTTGCTCTTCTAACGGAGTGCCTTCTACAGCTACTAGCGCATTTATAGGTGTACTTTCTGGTTGAGGGCTCAAACTTGCGAGCGCCACAAGCATTCCTGCGCGATCCTCAATGTTTTCTCCCATTCCTATGATTCCACCACTACAAACGGTCACATTAGTCTTGCGG of the Nonlabens marinus S1-08 genome contains:
- the mutY gene encoding A/G-specific adenine glycosylase, with the translated sequence MNFSNTLISWYHNHKRSLPWRETTDPYLIWLSEIILQQTRVNQGMPYYLKFVERFPTVQELAAAPQEEVLKLWQGLGYYSRARNLQAAARQVIDKAGIFPKSYKELLELKGVGEYTAAAIASFAYKEPVVVVDGNVYRVLSRIYGFSLPINSTEGVKEFKKLANSLIDPKKPAQYNQAIMEFGALQCVPKNPDCGVCPFQNDCAAFKEDRITELPVKLKKTKVLSLHHHYMVTITPSGKTLLQERPQTGIWAGLYEFPFVESNGALLSHEFTAADSFQEVYGGVRFRESVYNQEPIIHKLSHRKIHAYFWIIETETEVEGAMSIAEAKAKPLHVLMERFMNEFWHK
- a CDS encoding HU family DNA-binding protein codes for the protein MTKADIVSKISDKLGMEKTEVQAAVESFMDEVKGSLETGENVYLRGFGSFIVKTRAEKTGRNISKNTTIKIPAHNIPAFKPAKVFVEGVKSNVKVK
- a CDS encoding Rne/Rng family ribonuclease, which produces MDKEIIIRSGATKIDYALTKNGRLIELHADEDENKFAVSDVFIAKTRKVLSGLNASFVDVGYEKDGFLHYHDLGPRYLTQLKFTKQVISGRLKNYALKDIKVEKELEKSGSITDVVAPNQPVLVQVVKEPISTKGPRLSAELSLPGRYVVLVPFSDRISISQKIEDREEKSRLKRLVKSIKPEGFGVIVRTVAKGKLVAELDQDLTNLMTRWENMCSKLHRAPYPTKVMSEVSRTNSLMRDVFNDSYTSIVVDDEEVSNEIKDYLKTIAPHKENIVKYHNPRVPIFEKYGIERQIKTSFGRTVSMSKGAYLIIEHTEAMHVIDVNSGNRSNKADSQEETALETNMIAATEIARQLRLRDMGGIIVIDFIDMRKSENRKKLYEHMRDEMADERAKHKILPPSKFGLIQITRQRVRQEVNIKTREENPDGNGDGEIQAPILVIQKITEELERHLKAGNKKVTLHAHPFVAAFITKGYPSVRSKWFAKHRKWIKVMPRDAYTYLEFHFTGKDGKELS
- a CDS encoding regulatory protein RecX, which encodes MQQQSFTVEQATRSIERYCAYQERCHQDVERKLKKMGMIPDAIDQIIPHLLQHNFLNETRFAKSFARGKFRIKSWGRQRIVRELRAKGLNKRTIDIGLTEISDADYEAVFDTLSRKRNSQLESETNKYKRRKKLADYLLYRGWESHLVYAKAVELIPD
- a CDS encoding cupin-like domain-containing protein, which translates into the protein MSQLNLAEIPRYKTLSKEEFVKNYLKPQKPVVIEQLTKDWPAYEKWNLEYINKVAGDKTVPLYDDRPVKHDEGFNQAHATMKMSEYVELLKKGPTNFRIFLYNILKEVPVLQGDFKFPDLGLKLIKGLPMMFFGGTDSKVFMHYDIDYTNILHFHFHGKKRCIIMAPDQSKYMYKVPNALITREDIDFSNPDLDKWPALKQAQGHVCELNHGEMLYMPEGYWHYMHYLNPGFSISLRSYPRKIKNLGKALYNIGIMRHYDNLMRRWKGQDWIDYKNEKAITLTHKRLNINQE
- the bioB gene encoding biotin synthase BioB: MTTKHNWTKEEVLEIYNKPIMELLYDAATVHREYHNPNQVQVSTLLSIKTGGCPEDCGYCPQAARYHTDIEGNDLMSVQQVKAQALRAKSGGSSRVCMGAAWRNVKDGPEFDQVLEMVRTINKLDMEVCCTLGMITENQAHRLAEAGLYAYNHNLDSSEEYYKEVISTRGYQDRLDTIGNVRKTNVTVCSGGIIGMGENIEDRAGMLVALASLSPQPESTPINALVAVEGTPLEEQKPVSIWEMIRMVATTRIVMPQTQVRLSAGRTDMSREGQAMCFFAGANSIFAGDKLLTTPNPDVSEDMEMFKMLGLEPMKPFVKKAQPESVEAQYSKYKDQGEKPRWTRPEHKIERNEQAKATAKAAKA